The proteins below are encoded in one region of Oncorhynchus nerka isolate Pitt River linkage group LG15, Oner_Uvic_2.0, whole genome shotgun sequence:
- the LOC115143336 gene encoding ras-related protein rab7, translating to MTSRKKVLLKVIILGDSGVGKTSLMNQYVNKKFSNQYKATIGADFLTKEVMVDDRLVTMQIWDTAGQERFQSLGVAFYRGADCCVLVFDVTAPNTFKTLDSWRDEFLIQASPRDPENFPFVVLGNKIDLENRQVTTKRAQAWCQSKNNIPYFETSAKEAINVEQAFQTIARNALKQETEVELYNEFPEPIKLDRNERAKPSAEACSC from the exons ATGACGTCTAGGAAGAAAGTACTACTCAAAGTCATCATCCTGGGAGACTCTGG AGTTGGGAAGACGTCGCTGATGAACCAGTATGTGAATAAGAAGTTCAGTAACCAGTACAAAGCCACAATAGGAGCTGATTTCCTAACGAAAGAAGTGATGGTGGATGACAGACTTGTCACCATGCAG ATCTGGGACACTGCAGGGCAGGAGAGGTTCCAGTCTCTGGGTGTAGCGTTCTACCGCGGGGCAGACTGCTGTGTGCTGGTGTTTGACGTGACTGCCCCCAACACCTTTAAGACGCTAGACAGCTGGAGGGACGAGTTCCTTATACAGGCCAGCCCCCGAGATCCCGAGAACTTCCCCTTTGTGGTGCTAGGCAACAAGATTGACTTGGAGAACAGACAG GTGACGACCAAACGAGCACAGGCGTGGTGTCAGAGCAAGAACAACATCCCCTACTTCGAGACCAGCGCTAAGGAGGCCATCAACGTTGAACAGGCTTTCCAGACTATCGCACGCAATGCTCTTAAACAG gagacagaggtagagttGTACAATGAGTTTCCTGAACCGATAAAGCTGGACAGGAACGAACGGGCCAAGCCATCAGCGGAGGCCTGCAGCTGCTGA